The Bacteroidia bacterium genomic interval GGTCAATATCACTTTTTTCGGGTATGTGATACTGAGTAGGATAAAAATATTTGAGGTAAGCATATCTCAGCTTCCTGCTTCCTTTAAAAAGTTCCTGTATAAATTCCTGACGCTTTCCTAACTTGATTGTCTGCATAATTCTTTTGTTTTCCTCAATGGGTGTGTTGCAAGGCCTGATCCCAAATATCCATTAGCCAGTGTACCTGCATGTGAACAGATTCTTCATCCATATAAATGCGGAGGTAATAGCTAATGATGTATAAGAGGTAAAGCTTGTGGTAGTACTGGAGATCCAGGCCATATTGCTTGCAGAGTCGTTTGCTGTGGGGCAAGCGAAAGCTGCGACTGATTTCCCTTAAAATCTGATCATAATTCTGGCGAAGTAAGAGGACGCCTGACTGATACATATAGTGGTAGAGGTCGAAAAACAAAGGCAAGCCCTTCCGCGACAATTCCCAATCATAGAGGTGTACATAGTTGTCAGAGAGGTACATATTCCAGGGAGTGAAGTCGCCATGCGCGAGAGAGGTCTGGAAAAACTTCGCAGGACTCAGGCTTTTGGTGAGCTTGATCAAATTATCAATGATCCGATTCAGGACCGGATTGTTGATGGCAGGATCAAGCACTTCCCGGGTACAAATCCTGCTTAAGTTCTCATGTATCTCTCTGTAAAAGGTGGAAGAAGCCATAATCTCTTCCTTGGCGGTAAATTTGTAAATCTCACTGAGAACTTCGATGTGCATGTCTTCCAGTCGCGCTACTTCGCGTGCAGGAGTCGGTTTTATATTGCTGAGGATAAGGCAGCCCTCTTTGGAGTCCGGATGAACCCGGGGATGATCCAGCCTAAAGAAAGGAAGATCACTCAGGTATTTGAGCATTTTCTCCTCATTTGATAGAATTTCTTTCGCTTTATCAGAATGGGATAGCTTGACAAAATGGGAAACAGACTTATTTCGGTAAATGGCCGCTACACTCTTTCGGTTTTCTCCGACGGTGCCGGTAAAAACAGCATAGGTTTCTGCGTCCAGGGTTTTTAGCAAATCCTGAAAAGGAAGCTTGCTGGTTTTAATACTAAAACTCCCGCTAAACAACTTCTTTTGAAGATTCAGGGAAAAAGCGGCATGGGTACACAATTTATACACCCGAGCTTTCAGGTGTGCAGAATTGTAGAGAGAAAGATATGCGGGATATTGGGTATCTGATGGGAAAAACCATCGGATTGTTCCCGTAGGATTCAGAATATAACTGAAATTGTAGGCTTGCTGATCCCCTTCACTGCTTTTCCAGGAGTGTTCCCAATCTTCGACCAGTACAGAATGATTGGAGTCTAAAGGAGTATTAGAGCCATAACCCAGGATCTTGCGAACCAAAGCTGCTTCAGTTTCTAAGTGCTTGTTTTCCATAAATGGGGGTATATCTTTCTGGTTTGGGCGCTTCTGCCGAGATCACATAGACCATGATGATGAATAACCACCACATGATCCCATAATTCGCATCTCCAAAGATCCCGAACTCTGTGAGCGAATTGATGAAAATCCCGATAAAAATGCCTACACCTGTATGTTTTATAATGCTTTTCTTTTCTCTGAACCAGGCCTTGAATACAAAGACCATATTGAAAAAGGTTGCCAGAGCTCCTGCAATACCCAGATTGAGTAATACCTGCAAAAAGGTATTATGTGTCATGGAGCCTGGATAAGAATGGATGCTGGGGAAATTGTGGAAATGGTGAATCCGCATAAATCCAAAGCCGAATAGAGGCTTTTCCGTAAATCCATAGGTCAGCAAATCTCCCCAAAAAGGAATCCTGCCCGTCATACTCATTACTTCTCCTACATCACCTTCTTTTACAAATATTTTAAAGAATACAATGGGTGCTACCAATGCCCCGGTTACCAGGGTGGGTATGATCAATTTTGCCTTGCCCGAAGACATGACGAAGTACATCGTCGTCAGGAAGAAACTAATCATAGATGATCGTGATTGGGTCAGGACCAGAGCCAACACAATCATAAGCCATCCCAGAACTTTCCAAATGCTGATATTCGTGCGGACGATATTGGTATATAGCATGCCTGCCCCTACGGTCATCAACATGCCCATTTCATTGGGATTGATGATCCAACCCCCCAATCTTTGAACTTCCCCTCCATGCGTACCCCGAAAAAAGAGATCGGGATTGACGATGGCGCCAATCAAAAAACTGATGGCTACCCACACAATTGAAACCCACAGGATATAATCCAGGGTAATGGTATGTGTCCATCTAGGTTGTTCATTGAAAATCAGAAAGGCTTTCCAATACCATATCACAAATACTATGCACTCAATATCCATGGCGATCTGCAAAGCTGACCATGCCTGATCCGACGACCAGAGAATGGATGCAAATCCAATAAAAAGATACATGAGATAGAAAAAGAGGGCAAGGATATTTTTATAAACAAAGCGGGTCGGTCTTTTAGGGTCGTTCCAAAGCATGACCAGGAGGATAGATGTACCTGTCAGAAGGCATCTCAATCCTGTCTTAAAAACCCGTGTGATAGTTGCGTTTTCTGAGATCATGAAGTAGCTGTTGATCCGGAGGATCATCAGAACGATTAGCAATACTGCTATCGCTTGTCCCGTTTTAGCTACTTTTTGACTCATATTTTATAGGCCTTTTTCAAGACCTGGTTGGCTATATTTTCCCAGTTAAATTCATCTTCGATTATGGTTCTTGCAGTCTTTCCCATTTGCTTTAGGCGGGAAAGGCTCTTCAAATCCTCAGCTTCCTTGAGTGCAGCTGCAACAGCGTCTGCATCATTGACCTCTATATGGATCCCGGCTTTTCGATCTGCGAAAAATGCTCCCAGATTTGTAGGTGTACTCAGGATGACTGGCAATCCGATTCCAGCTGCTTCCAGCACGCTGGTTGGAAGACCTTCATAGCGGGAAGTATGGATAAATGCATCACTTTGATAAAGGAGTCTCAATTTTTCTTCTCCAAACCAGGGTCCCCAGAATTTGATGAGTTTTCTTACCCCCAACATCTGAGCCTGAGCCTTGAGTGAGTTCATATCTTTTCCATCACCTATCAGCCAAAGCTTACCTTTGCCTCCTCCCTCCCGGTAACGGGTAAATCCTTCAATCAGAATATCCAGACCCTTATGTCTTCGATCCAAACGTCCGCAGTAGCTGAAAATCGGATAAGCAAACTGTTTTCTTGCTTCCGCTTGAAAATCCAGTTCCTCTAGATTCTGTCCATTGGGGATTAGTACTTTATTGTCTAGCTTAATTAGTTTGTCGATATAGTCATACTGGGTTTGTCCCAGAAACTGCACGGCTTGAGCATTTTTGATAATGCGAGATTCAAAAAAGCGGAAATAGATGCGCTTTCTCCAGGCACTTTTCTGTAAAGCACCCGGACTGAGTGATCCATGAGGACAATAGGTATAGGGAATAGACTTCTTCAACAGAAGTCTTGAGAGCCAGTAAAACTCCGTGATAAAACTCCCATGAATGTGGAAGTGAGAGGAAGATGCCTCCATGGCTTCGAGATAGCGAACCAATTCCTCATCCAGCCTGAATTTATTTTTATTGGCTTGAAAGAGTCGGAGGATGTAAGGCCTGTCCGGAGGTCTCTCTCCCGGACTGGGGGTGATACCCCATATTTCTACATCATGTCCGCTTTTCAATTGCTGCAAGGCCAGATTATGAGCCACTTTATTGATCCCATTCATGCGATCAATACGGGCTTTCCCCAATATGACATGGATAATTTTCACATGGGAAATTTCTTAATATCAGCAGGTTTTTAAAAATCCATAAATATTAAATTCCAACATATAAAATATTGTAAAATTCCCTGTATTTCAGTTGTAAGTAAGCTCCCTTTAGCGGCATAAAAACAAAAAAGCCCTGACAATTTGCCAGAGCTTTTTTGCTATATTTTAAAGCTTCTATAGATAAGAAGCACGATTTCTCCCTTTCGGATGGGCAATGAAATAATAGTTGAGGTGATTGTTGAACTGATCGAGGAAATCAGATTCAGAAAAAGGAGCTTCAGCTGCCAACCAGCCTTTCATCGTATTTAATTCCAATCCACAACTTGTCAGGAAATCAAAAATCATCTCGGGAGTAGTCCCGTAGTGATTTGTTCCTCCAATTCCTGATTCAAATACAACGATTGGACTTGATCTCCGGATGAGGTTTTGCCCCCCATTAAAAACACCCATTTCCCCACCTTCTACATCGATCTTGAGGAAATCGACCGTATAATCTGGCCCGACGAGGGTATCCAGACGATAGGTAGGAACACGAATGGTTTCATCCTTTTCATTAGGTCTGTCGTAGCTTCGTTTCACTAGCCCACTATAGGCAGGATTGCTGATTACATAATTAAATTCAGCTTCTCCATCCTCTGCAGCCAGGGCACAGTGATGCACGGTTACATTTGAAATGTGGTTGAATTTTCTGTCTAGAGCATTGAATTTTGGAGGAATGGGTTCAAAGGCGTGGTGTTTTCCTCTTGGACAAAACTTGATCATCTGCTCAAGCATTTCTCCTTCAAAACACCCAACATCCAGACAATTTGAATCAGGACGTAAAACGGTCCTCATAATTCGGCTTGTTTGAATGTCGTACTTTTGATTTTGTGTTATACCCAGCCCAAACTTTTTCATTTGACGACTGATCAATTGTGTAGCTTTCATAAATAAAGATGTTAATGCAACAGCTTGTCGTGGAGACTTCTGGGCTCCCCTTCTGAGAAGTTAAATCAAAAAACCCCAATAATATTGCGCGAGTTACTTAGATAGATTTATAAAGATCGACTGCTTTAATTAAATTAGTGAAAATCAGCGCAATAGGTCTTTTCCCTTGTTTCAATGGTTAAAATTCGTGTTTGAATGAGTAAAAATTTACGTCTTCTCCTGAAATGTACGAACTAGCCTCCTAAATGCCCTTTAACTATTTGTTAATTTGCGTATTATCAGGGACTTGTAGCT includes:
- a CDS encoding FkbM family methyltransferase, which gives rise to MKATQLISRQMKKFGLGITQNQKYDIQTSRIMRTVLRPDSNCLDVGCFEGEMLEQMIKFCPRGKHHAFEPIPPKFNALDRKFNHISNVTVHHCALAAEDGEAEFNYVISNPAYSGLVKRSYDRPNEKDETIRVPTYRLDTLVGPDYTVDFLKIDVEGGEMGVFNGGQNLIRRSSPIVVFESGIGGTNHYGTTPEMIFDFLTSCGLELNTMKGWLAAEAPFSESDFLDQFNNHLNYYFIAHPKGRNRASYL
- a CDS encoding O-antigen ligase family protein — encoded protein: MSQKVAKTGQAIAVLLIVLMILRINSYFMISENATITRVFKTGLRCLLTGTSILLVMLWNDPKRPTRFVYKNILALFFYLMYLFIGFASILWSSDQAWSALQIAMDIECIVFVIWYWKAFLIFNEQPRWTHTITLDYILWVSIVWVAISFLIGAIVNPDLFFRGTHGGEVQRLGGWIINPNEMGMLMTVGAGMLYTNIVRTNISIWKVLGWLMIVLALVLTQSRSSMISFFLTTMYFVMSSGKAKLIIPTLVTGALVAPIVFFKIFVKEGDVGEVMSMTGRIPFWGDLLTYGFTEKPLFGFGFMRIHHFHNFPSIHSYPGSMTHNTFLQVLLNLGIAGALATFFNMVFVFKAWFREKKSIIKHTGVGIFIGIFINSLTEFGIFGDANYGIMWWLFIIMVYVISAEAPKPERYTPIYGKQALRN
- a CDS encoding glycosyltransferase; this encodes MKIIHVILGKARIDRMNGINKVAHNLALQQLKSGHDVEIWGITPSPGERPPDRPYILRLFQANKNKFRLDEELVRYLEAMEASSSHFHIHGSFITEFYWLSRLLLKKSIPYTYCPHGSLSPGALQKSAWRKRIYFRFFESRIIKNAQAVQFLGQTQYDYIDKLIKLDNKVLIPNGQNLEELDFQAEARKQFAYPIFSYCGRLDRRHKGLDILIEGFTRYREGGGKGKLWLIGDGKDMNSLKAQAQMLGVRKLIKFWGPWFGEEKLRLLYQSDAFIHTSRYEGLPTSVLEAAGIGLPVILSTPTNLGAFFADRKAGIHIEVNDADAVAAALKEAEDLKSLSRLKQMGKTARTIIEDEFNWENIANQVLKKAYKI